The genome window GGAAGAGGAAAACAGGAGGACAATATTTAAATAATACGGAGAAGGTCTCAGGAAGTCAATGTCTAATCCCGAACTGTGGGGGGGCACGGTGTCCAAAAGGGGGGAGGGAAATTTATTATTGATGGAAAAGGTTTAACAGATTCCAATAGTTGTCGATATGATAACAGAATTATGACAAAGCTTGCACTGTGCAAATGCTGCACCTCATCATGATCATGAGGGATTGGTTATGGATACGATAAACGGTGGAGAGCAGAGATGATGCGCCGTCAGCCATGGTCAACAGATTCCAGGATGATTATGGAGATCATCAGCGGCCTAATCGACGGGCGGATACCGGTGACTTTACTGCGTCAGGGCAAACGACCCTTGCAGAGTCGGGTAATAGCATTTTATTCATATCGGCATATTCCCTATCTTCTGTTGGCTCGACCATTAGAACTTCGGAGTGCCTATCAGATTCAGGATTTGTTGTTTAAGATTAGGGGGATGCCGATATTAGGATTTTCGTGTCCCGTTACCCGAGAAAGTGATACTATCTTGGCAACCATGATGCCGCAGTCCCTGTTTTCTCTTGAGTTGCGCCAAGGGACCCGCATCGAGACTCCTCTTGGTTCGACCGCAACATTTTTTCTGAGGGGCCGCTCCCAAGTTAACACCAGTGTCATGGAGAATATTAGTTTAGGTGGTGTTAAATTATCTGGTCAACTGGCGCACGCTCTTGGCCCCAGAGATCTTGTTGGACCTTGTACCTTGTCGTTGGCGGGTAAGGATGCCGTGATTAGTCGAGAGGTTACTATTAATAATGCTGTGATTTCTCGGATCGAGAAGTCTGTGAAGCACCAGGTTTTTGGGGTTAAATTCGAGTTGACTAGCGTTGAAGAGCAGCAGTTGCGGGAGCATCTTGAGTTCTTGGGCAAGTTAAAGTTACGCTAGTTCAGTTTTGTGTAACTCAGGTGCCCTGCTTCTCTCCATCACAAGTGAGTTAAAAAAAGGCCCGGCACACTGAGCGCCGGGCCTTTTTTTGTCAAAACGCCAGTCGATCAGGGGGTGTGCGGGTGAATGGTATAGTTGGCACTGGTGTGGCAGGTGTTGCAATTGTTGCCGATGGTCGGTGCTTTGCCAGTTCCTTTGTTTGCTGCGAGGTTAATCAGCCGACCATCTTTGGCATGACACTTTGCGCAGGACATTTCATGGGTATCCCAGATTGGATCACCGTTGTGGCAACCGATTCCGGTGAAGCAATTTGTGCCTAAGGCTGTGACCTGGAGTTCATGGTCATAGGCATTTTTATGAGCGGTAAATCGAGAGCCGATAGTGGTGTGACAGTTGAGGCAGGTGTTGCTTGGTTGACCAACTCTCCCTGTGGCGCTACCGACCAGGGTGTGGATGTCGGTAGTTTTTAAGGAGAGATGACACCCTAGGCAGTTATTGTTATGGATCAGAGCTATCGAATCTCCTGAATGACAATGGGTGCAGTTTCCTTCCGGATTGGCAATTACATAGGAATTGGTGGTGTGATCTGCTGATGGGTGGTCCATCGTTGCTATCGCAGTTGCCTCGGCGGTGTGACAGGTCGTGCAATCCCCGCCGTTGTTATGCCCTGCCGCGCTGCCGACAAGGGCGCCGAATTGGTCGTGACAGGTGTTGCAGCCATTTCTGCCGTGCAGATCAGTGATCAGGTTAGCACTGGTATGGCAGTCAATACATAGTGTTGAGGTGGTGACTTCAACACTATGGTTTAAGGCATTGGCGTTGGTGTGGATAAAGAAATTCGTGTGGCAATTCATGCAATCGCCAGGACCCTTGGTAAGGGCGACCCCTTTGAGTAAGCCGGTGGGTGGGACATGGCACATCCCGCAGCTCCAGCTGTGGACGTCATTGACCGGGTCGCCGTCGTGACAGTTGGCGCATTGTGGAGTGGCTACCACCTGATTGGTGTGGTCATTTGACTTGGGATGAACAAAGAAGTTGACGGCAATTTCATTATGACAACGGGTGCAGTTTCCGGGTCCGCGTTGAGCGGCGCGTCCAATCAACGCTCCGCTGCCTGAGTAGGCGCCGGTATTGGTGTTATAGGTCAGATTATGACAGGTGGAGCAAGGGCTACCGTCGGGAGAGCCGTTGTGGTCGCGGTCACTATCATGAATGACGCTGACGACATCTTTATTGTTGTGAAAGTGGCAGCCGGTGCAATTGGGGTGTGGATCAACTTGTCCGAGGTGGTCAAACGCTTTGGGATGAGCGGTGAAGGCAGCCTCAATCGGGCTATGACAATCGTAGCAGGTGCCGGTTTGTCGAGTTTGACCGGAGAGTGTGGGCCACTTCGGGCTGGAGAACGGCGCGATCAGGCCAGGTAGAGTTCCTTTATGGCAGTTGGTGCAGTTACCACGGTGGGTATCGGTGATGATGTCTGACTGGTTGTGGCAACTGGTGCATGTGGTGCCAGCGCTGGAAATAAAGGTGTGGTCGGCATTGGTTGGTCGGAATCCCTGGCTGATGCTGTGACAACCAGTACAGGGTGCGGAGGCATTATGGGGGGATGCTGCAATTCTGGGGCCTGTTGGGTTGTCGCGGTCTGGCTGCAAGCCGTCTGAGTTGTAGTATTTGGTATTGGTGTGGCAGACTTGGCAGATCCCTTGGGGCGGGTTGGAGACGGGGTCAGCAGTGCCACCGGTCTTACCTTCGGCATAAGAAATTGAGGCGTCGAAAAATTTAACATCCCTGGCTCCTGAATTCGGGGTGTTGATAGTTTTTTTCAATAGTTGTCCATAGATGAGAGAGAATTCGGTGTCCGCTGTGTTATATGATATAGGGATGCTGCCTTGGACTGTGATTGTCCCGCTGCCATTGGCCGACCCTGGAATGATAGGTGTCGTCTCGATTGCTGCATTGATTTCAAAAGTGTTCTGTTGAGAATCTTTGATTAATAGAATAAGACCCCGCCCCGGAAGGCTCTTTTCCGACCAGAGAGCCGGATTGATCCAGCTCAGGTGCGCGTCGACATTTTTGTAGGAAAAGGTCGTGGTGTTGTTGCCGCTGTTAACTTGAAGGGATCCGGCGCTGATGGTGCCATTGACTAGATATAGTTCGGAACTCAGCCCTGGGTCAATGTTCAGCCAGCTCAGCTGCTCCTGGTAGTGAGGTGTGTGGCAGTCAAGGCAATTGGTGTCCCATGTTCCGAGGTAGGTGTCATGGGTGTCAGCCATTGATTCCCAGTTGTGGCCAATCTTATTAGGCGCTGTGCGTCCGGGAGCATGGCACTTGTTGCAGACGTCATTGGTTATTTGGGTATATGATGTGTTGCTGTTGGTTGCGGGGGAGTACTGCCACCATAGAGAATAAGCGTGGCAATCGCTGCACTTGACGCCTTGAGTTTCATTGTGTGGGGCATCGATGACCGAGGCGGAGGTTGGGGAGGGGATGCACCAGGAAATTAGGGCGAAGGCGCAATGAATAATGAATAACTTCTTGAGACAAAGGCGTAGGTTAATCATTTTTTTCTCCATCATCGATTTGAGTGAAAAGAGTATATACTTATGTAATCATTGCAAATTTATTTTACGAATTTGATAAGATTATCGGCCGGCAGGGCCGAAAAATTGAGGGTTTATTTAGTTTCTTCCACATCGGGAAGAATCGATTTCATGACTTCGCACTTATTGCAGATTTCCATTTTCTTTTTCCAACTTCGTTGAGCATCGCACTCACAGATTGTGCCGTTGATGAACCAACAAAGTTTCCCCGCTTGAAACTCCCAGGCCGGACATGCTTTTTTTCGTTTCGGAGGGCAGCTTTTGATGATCCAGCAGGGTTTGATATCGCTATCTCTTTCCCGTGTTCGGGAGAGGAGGAAGAGGATCTGCCGCTCTGCATGGGCGGGAATTTGACGCCATCCTTGCTCGTAGCTGTGCAAGGTTTTGATGGAGATGCCGAGGAGTTCGGCTAGTTCTTTTTGGGTTTTTCCGAGACTTTTTCTGAGCAGGCTGAAATGTTTTTTATCCATAAAAAAATCCTGAAGGGAGGTTATGGTTATTAAGAAAGATCTTTGTTGGGAAAAAGACAGAAATCATACATCGGATCTATTTTTTTGGTATGGACCAACTCGATCAGTTCTTGAGGATTGTTTATAAATTCCTCCGCCAGGGTTTTGGGGTGATAGAAAGAATCGTTATAGGATGAAATTAGGTTTAAGTGTTCCCAACGGGTCAGATAGTATTCAATGATGGCTGGCAATTCCGTGAAGATAGTGGTCGCAGGTTGTTGGAGACCGTAGCTTGAGTTGGCCAGTTTTGAAGAGGACAGTGTCTGGCTGCGGTAAAAATTTTCTAAGAACATCAACTCAGCAGGCATTCGTGCCTCGATACCGATTATACTTAATTTTTTCATAGTCCATTTCAAGGCGGATTTAAAGACTTTTGCCATCGAATAGGGAATATAAATCTCTTTAGGAAGCTTAAGTTGAAGATAGCGTCTAATGGTGAGAATGACTTGAGAGAGGGCAACCGGTTCCGGATCAACAAAATTGTAGGTTTGGCCCGAAAATTCATCCCGATGTGACAAAATGTGATGGATGAAAGGGGCGATTTTTTTTGAGTTGCTGTACGAGTGTTTGACGTCAGGCTTTGTCAGCATGCACGGAAGAGCCTGGTCAACAATGGAGAAAAAAAGCCGGTGAAATCCTTGGATTTTGTGGTCGTGCTTGCCATAGACAACAGCGAGCCTAATGATGGTGTAGTCGAGTCCCTCGGCCTCCTTGAGTTGACGGAGGGTTAACTCGGCCATGAGTTTTGATTTGGGATAATTGGCAAGGCCTGGGGTCAGGGGCAGGGTGTCTTCTTCGCTAAGATCTGTACCCGAAGGCATGGTTGCCGAAGAACTGAAGTGAATATAAGGAATGCCTAACTCGATTGCCGCCTTAGCTAGGTTGAGCGCACCGAGATAGTTGATTTCAAACGATAATATGGGGTCAGAGTCAATGGCGGCGATTGCCGTGTTGATAATAAAATCGGGTTTGATTTTTTTGAAATATTGCTTAATGTCATTGGCAACCCGTAGACTCAGTTTCTTACTGTTTGGGGCCAGCAACTCAATCTCTTCATCGGGGTGGGTCTTAAAGTAATAGGTGATAGCGCCGCCGATCAGGCCGGAGCCGCCGATGAGCAAACCAGTTTTCTTTGGTTTTGTAGCTTTGTTCATGGACGTCTGAGCCAGCTGAGCCGGAACCTGGCCGGTGTATTCCGTGCCAAGGGGAGATCTCATTTTTATTATCACGAGGTGTCGACATTGAGTCGAAAGGAGTTACGTAAAATATTAATGAATAACTATTCATTATATCCCTGAACTGTAAAAGATTGTGGGCCAAAGGTCAAAGGTAAAAAAAGCATTTTATACTTTTGTGTCGTGATTATAATGGACAAAAGTCTGCTGATAACTCAGACTGCATAGATGAGTCGATGATGCACCTTAAAGTGTGGTAGCTTGAATCCAAGGAATTTATTGTCTTCATCATCCGCTAGTCTGAACAGAGGGGGAATTCGAATCCTCCTGTTACGAGGAGTAGCCTCACGCTGTTTTCGAGGCGCCATTT of Desulfobulbaceae bacterium contains these proteins:
- a CDS encoding NAD(P)-dependent oxidoreductase — its product is MNKATKPKKTGLLIGGSGLIGGAITYYFKTHPDEEIELLAPNSKKLSLRVANDIKQYFKKIKPDFIINTAIAAIDSDPILSFEINYLGALNLAKAAIELGIPYIHFSSSATMPSGTDLSEEDTLPLTPGLANYPKSKLMAELTLRQLKEAEGLDYTIIRLAVVYGKHDHKIQGFHRLFFSIVDQALPCMLTKPDVKHSYSNSKKIAPFIHHILSHRDEFSGQTYNFVDPEPVALSQVILTIRRYLQLKLPKEIYIPYSMAKVFKSALKWTMKKLSIIGIEARMPAELMFLENFYRSQTLSSSKLANSSYGLQQPATTIFTELPAIIEYYLTRWEHLNLISSYNDSFYHPKTLAEEFINNPQELIELVHTKKIDPMYDFCLFPNKDLS
- a CDS encoding helix-turn-helix transcriptional regulator — translated: MDKKHFSLLRKSLGKTQKELAELLGISIKTLHSYEQGWRQIPAHAERQILFLLSRTRERDSDIKPCWIIKSCPPKRKKACPAWEFQAGKLCWFINGTICECDAQRSWKKKMEICNKCEVMKSILPDVEETK